The Metallosphaera hakonensis JCM 8857 = DSM 7519 genome includes the window TACCCGAATAAGCTACAATATCGAACAAGAACCAGAGGAGACAAGCTGATAGGAAAATGGCCCAGTTTGCCTTAATGTAATCAAAAGCTCCCCTATTGTCCCTAATGCTTGAATTCAGGTTTACCTCTTGTCCAGTAACTTCCCTTATGACGTTCTTGACCCCTTCTTGATCTCCTTTTATTCTCCCTAAGAACCTAGCGGTTTCCGGTATCTTCCTTCTTAAGTAGATGACTGATGCTGAAGGTATGGCTCCAGCAGCTAACACAATTCTCCAGATGAGGGAGCCGGGTAAGCCAAGTGCTTGCAGTAAGAGGTTGATAATTGCAGCTAAGGTGGCACCGAAACCCCAGAAAAGCCCAAAACCCAAGGCTATGGTCTTCCCCCTATCCTTGGCGTTGGCGTGTTCCGCCATTATCATTGGAGATAGAACGTAATCAGCACCTACACCTATACCCAAGAGAAACCTAACAATGATGAGCTGAGTGGGGTCCGTTACGAAAGCCTGCAGGAGAGCGCCCACTGTCATTAGCCCCACGTCCAGCCCGTAAAACTTCTTTCTCCCCATGTTAGAAAGTAGGCCGAAGATGATGGCACCCAACGCTGCCCCTGCTAGGGCTGAACCCGAAATGGCCGCAGTTATTGTCACGTAATCCGGACTTTTGGTTGTGATCCCGAAGTCGGAGAGAACCAGGAGTAGGACTATACCGATGGAGGAGAGATCATATCCATCGGTGAACACTCCCATTCCCGTGGTTATTAGTGACTTGATGTGGAAAAATGAAAACTTCTTTTCTTCTAACGGTTTGAATATGTCCTTCATAGGTTACAATGGACTAACCTCTTTTTTAGTATACTCCATATAATCAATTTAGAATTCTATAACTTATATGTATCTATATAATCTATATAGCTAAATTGGGATTATGGCCTCATATTTCCATGGTTTCAAAATGAAGTTATTCATGCAATGAGTTTCCAAAGATGAAACTTGAATAGGCTCGATCTCGATATGTATCGGGAAGCAGTGGTGTTACACCAATTTTACTCATTAAGAGGAAATTTCTTAAACACGGGTATATCTCTCGTTAAGTCGAGAAAATAAGTTCAATTACGATGCAATGAACGAGAAAGATTGAATTACGCGCGAAGAAGGAGAGAGGAGACGTGTTTTTCCGCGTGCTGTAATACTAAATGTCTAGTATTATCAAGTAGAGAGTTGAGGGAGAAAAGATTTAACCGAGGGACCCCAGAGCCCCACTATGCAAACCATGTTAAGCCGAGTACAGGTTCCCGTGTACTCCCAAGAGAGGTTGGAGTCCCTCGCTCAAGTTATGGCATTGGAGCAGTTTAAATTTATCTCTCCCAATCCCGAGAAGCTGGTCCAGGCAGCTCCTTCCCTACTTCGGGGGAACAGGGGGAAGGACTACGTGTACCTCACGAGGTCGGGAGAGGGGTTGGGCTCATCTCGTGGAGGAGGAAGGGAGTGAAGGCTAGGACGCTGGAGGTCGTCCACCCGGTCAGGTGTTCCCTCCAGGTCCAGTTCACCGACCTGAGAGGAGAGAGCCCTTCTCTCTTCCTCCTCCACTCCGTGCAAGAGGTCGTGAAGCGCGTGGAGGTAGATTACGTGCTCGCAGACGCGGGTTTCCTCAACTTCCAGGTACTAAGGGAGATGCCCGTGAAGGTCGTGGTGAGGGGGAAGTCCGGTAGTGTTTCTGACAAGTTCTCAGCTAGGGACAAGAGATGTCTAGGTCAAATACTTACTGGAAACACTAGGTTTGAAGGGCTTCCAACTCTCCTCCCTTCGTCTCCAGGAGAGCGTAAGGAAGATGGAAGACAGGACTTACGTTGCGTACAGGGAGCTGGAGCTCGACGGCCTCTACTACTACGACGTGGTCTACGTGAAGGACAAGGAGAGGCCCAGGCACTTCACCTTCGTCACCAACTTCAAGGGCGACCCCTACACCATAGCTGAACTCTACAGGCTAAGGTGGCAGATCGAGGAGGGCTTCAAGGTAAGGAAGGCCAGGATAGAGCTGGTGAGGAAGCTCAGGAACAAGGTCTTCCTCTTCCTCTGCTACACGATACTGGACAACGCGTGGAACCTGTTCAACCGTGTCGTCTTCGGCTACATCACTCCAGGCAGGAAGTTCATCTCCTTCGACTCCTTCATCAAACTTCT containing:
- a CDS encoding MFS transporter; the protein is MKDIFKPLEEKKFSFFHIKSLITTGMGVFTDGYDLSSIGIVLLLVLSDFGITTKSPDYVTITAAISGSALAGAALGAIIFGLLSNMGRKKFYGLDVGLMTVGALLQAFVTDPTQLIIVRFLLGIGVGADYVLSPMIMAEHANAKDRGKTIALGFGLFWGFGATLAAIINLLLQALGLPGSLIWRIVLAAGAIPSASVIYLRRKIPETARFLGRIKGDQEGVKNVIREVTGQEVNLNSSIRDNRGAFDYIKANWAIFLSACLLWFLFDIVAYSGILFGPNLIASSLGIKPAIFQLLIEGAFTIPGGIVALSLIDRVGRKPLQVVGFVVMALSLMSFAFYKSSAGASFSPAIAFFLYGLQNLGSQAGPGSVSASGILGVELAPTKVRGFIQSLTVASGRIGATLTSFVFPSLFHEFGESFAVYFLAAISAVAAVLTFVAIPETKRKSLEESSRESLMASEV